The region TTCAAGGTATGTGAACAGTCTATCTTAGTTTGAAATCCTATATATTTGTCTTGAGTTTTTGTTCCTGTGATTGACCAACCTAACTAATAATGCTTAAACCCAATTAAGGTACCTTTTGAAGAAGTTCCAGATCTTGTTGCCAGCCGCCGAGTATTCCTTTCAAAGGGCTATGCTTATGTTGCGATGAGTCAGGTTTGATGTGAACATGAGAATACAAACTTCTTATTTGGTTAATGCCCATGCTAAAACATATCTGCATAAATATGCCAGGTGGTTTCACTTGTGGTAACCCAGTTCCGCTGCAATATCTCAAAGGCACTTGTTTTAACAAATAGGTAAATGGTAACCTTGTATTTTTCAAAGTTGTACTTGCTTATTTGTAGGAAATATTTCTTGTGGTCTTGATATATGCTACCTGATTCTGTATTTTTAACAATATTGTATCTCCCTTGTACCTTATGCATACATAACAATAGTGTTTTTTGTCTCATCAATCAGCCTCCATTCATGTTTAGacaaataaaatacttgagtttgtAGTTGTTTGCATGAGTACACCGTTTCATTACTTTGAACTTCCCTTCCATCTTGGCATTCGTTTTTGAACTTAGCACTTGTATGGCTGCATATGAGTAAAGACAATCTCTAATAACTGAAACAATTCAAGCACAGGAAATGGACTGCGACCATTAAGGAACAAGAAAAGGACAGGTTGACTCCTGTAAGTATAAGTGCACAATTCCCAGTTTTTTTCTCAGGCTTATCTTCTAGTAACATGTATGATGTATATTTCTTGAGCAGATTGTTGAGGCGTTAAGCAATGCGTATTTTGGACCTGATTACTCTCAGGTATACTGTTACATCTGTACTTTTCAACACATTATTTCCGAGGCTTCACTAAATTACTGAACCTTTTGATTTATAATCAATATTTTATACAGCCAAATGATGCTACTGAGATTTCGTCGAAGGATATTGATCAACTGGCTAGAACTTCTTTCCCTCTTTGTATGCGCCATATGCTAGAGAAGGTCAGGCACCTTAAAAGTTATGTACATGGCTTACCTTTTGATCAGGTTATTTAGTGTTTGCTTTTTGGCAGTTGAGAGAAAACCATCATCTCAAACACGGGGGTAGAATGCAGTTTGGTCTTTTCCTCAAGGTAATACGATGAGTTAAAGCTGAATCTTAGTTTCATAAGCGCCAATAATTTATTTTATTTATGCCGTGTTAATGTACTTCTGAAACTTTATTATTTAGGGTGCTGGGCTAAAGCTGGAGGATGCTCTCACATTTTGGAGATCAGAATTCTCTCAGAAGGTACCTGTACTTTTCCTGGTGAATATATGAATCTGCAGTTATATTTTTGTGGAAGTGTCcaagaaaacttttattgttgagaAACCATATGCAAACCTCTCAGCGTTTTTATGATGTTGAAGTTGTGTCAAGCAATACTTTTTGTATGACTACTTACTGCACTCTTACCTGTAGTGCTGTAAGTTAATCAGATATAATTTCTAGTTTCTATTGCTTCACTGATGCTGAATGTCTTACGAATAAGGTTGGCTCTGAGCGatttgacaaggaatatgcatatacTATCAGACACAATTATGGAAAAGAAGGAAAACGAACGGTACGCCCCTTGTTCTATGTACATAACTTATTATTAGTAACTCTTGCCTTTTTTGGTGGAAAATTGATAACCTGTTAAATGGTTGCTGCAGGATTACACTTCATATTCATGTCAAAAGATCATATCCGCTACACCTGGTGTTGGTGATCATCATGGTTGCCCTTATCGACATTTTGGGTATTATTGTCATTCATAGTGTCCTCTTTAAATAATAGTTATCAGAATAGCTAAAAGCCTATATTTTTGTGGTTACCATGAACTTTCTACTAGCGTTAATTGCCTAACAGTGTCTCTGAAGTATGAGAATATGGGGCCTTGTATTCTGCATGTTAAAAGTTTTGGACTGACCTGAATGGCAGCATGTTGAATCCAAAAAAATCTAGGAAATTTACTGGATTGCTCCTAATATTTGTTTCATGTGTTTACCCCCCTTTATTGTGTTCTATTCGTAGTGAAGAGAACCTGAGAGCAGCTCTCAACAATATGGGTGTTGGTGGAAATGCTTTGGAAGGGATACTCGATAAAGTGAAGAACAGGCATTACCAGGTACTTTACCCCAGTCCTTAGTTTCATTAGCAGTGTTCTGTTATCGACTAACCAAATCATCTGATCCAT is a window of Triticum dicoccoides isolate Atlit2015 ecotype Zavitan chromosome 2B, WEW_v2.0, whole genome shotgun sequence DNA encoding:
- the LOC119364099 gene encoding probable DNA primase large subunit — encoded protein: MEIVRSQRQLAAAAAAASGGGSGAGALPTYRVAPQLEVRLEEFELFAIDRLRVLKGISDGLSRGKRPEEMEKLVSELWKAHMRHQDPAETLNKDIISHFVLRLVYCRTEELRKWFLSMENTLFRYRFRLESPESQRLLMSEFQLPYKALPHSEFEAVKDKLSQVARSIGQSASVESVFFKVPFEEVPDLVASRRVFLSKGYAYVAMSQVVSLVVTQFRCNISKALVLTNRKWTATIKEQEKDRLTPIVEALSNAYFGPDYSQPNDATEISSKDIDQLARTSFPLCMRHMLEKLRENHHLKHGGRMQFGLFLKGAGLKLEDALTFWRSEFSQKVGSERFDKEYAYTIRHNYGKEGKRTDYTSYSCQKIISATPGVGDHHGCPYRHFGEENLRAALNNMGVGGNALEGILDKVKNRHYQLACTMTFEATHGVSCDTGINHPNQYFSESQKVLQAKNQTVQSQLST